In bacterium, the genomic stretch TATTTTTTTATAATTTCTCTCGGGTCTATGCCGTTTCCCAGGGACTTGGACATTTTCCTGCCGATAGAATCTCTCACTGTCCCGTGAACGTAAACATCGGTAAAAGGGAGCTTCCCGATAAATTTATACCCCGCCATCACCATTCTCGCCACCCAGAAAAATATTATTTCCGAAGCTGTAGAAAGCAACGTAGTAGGATAGAAATATCCCAATTCCTGTGTTCTTTTAGGCCATCCAAATACGGCAAACGGCCAGAGCCAGCTTGAAAACCACGTATCCAGCACGTCTTCATCCTGATGGATGTCGGTGCCTCCGCATTTAGGACATACTTTCGGCGTAAAAGCTTCTACAATTGGCGGACATCCGTTACTGCAATAAAACACGGGTATGGGATGTCCCCACGTTATTTGCCTTGAAATGCACCAATCCCTGACATTGTTCATCCAGTTTAAGTATACTCCCGTCCACCTGTCGGGATAAAATTTTATTTCTCCGGTTTCCACTGCTTTAATGGCAGGCGCGGCAAGTTCTCTCTGGTTTACAAACCATTGCTTCGAAAGCAACGGTTCTATTATTGATTTACATCGGTAACAACGCCCGATAGTATTTTCGTAAGGTTCCGTTTTTAATAATAAGTTTTCCGATTCCAGTTGTTCTAAAACTTTTTTGCGCGCTTCTTTCACGGTTAATCCGCGATACTTCCCGGCGTTTTCGTTAAGAATGCCGTAATTATCCATTATGCGAATCTTCTGCAGGTTGTGCCTTTCCGCGATTTCAAAGTCCATTGCATCGTGCGCGGGAGTGATTTTCACAACACCCGTTCCGAAGTTCGGGTCAACTGCATCATCCGAAACAACCTGTATTTCGCGGTTCATAATCGGCAGGACAAGTGTTTTGCCGATAAACTTTTTGTTTTTTTCGTCCGAAGGATTTACTGCGCAAGCAGTATCTCCAAGCATTGTTTCGGGTCTTGTCGTAGCCACGACAACGTATTCGTCTTCATTTTTTATTGGGTATTTTATATAATACAATGAACCTTTATTCGCTTCATTGTCAACCTCTTCATCGGATATTGCGGTTGCGCATTTAGGACACCAGTTAACGATATAATCGCCCTTGTAAATCAGCCCGTCTTTATATAATCTCACAAAAGCTTCCTGCACGGCAAGCTGAAAACCGGGGTCCATCGTATATCTTGTATGGTCCCAATCGCAGGAGCAACCTAATGATTTGAGTTGTTCAAGTATGATTGATTTTTTTTCTTCCGCCCAATTTGTGGCGTGTTTCAAAAACTCTTCCTTCCCGATATCGCTTTTGGATTTACCTTTCAGAACTTCCGCGATTACCATAACTTCGGTAGCGATACCTGCATGGTCAACACCGGGAATCCATTCCGCTTCGTATCCCTGCATTCTTTTAAAACGTACGAATATATCCTGGATTGTGTTATTTAAAGCCTGCCCGAGATGTAAAATATTAGTAACGTTCGGCGGCGGGATAACAACCGTAAACGGCTTACGTTCAAGGTTAGGAACGGCATTGAATAGTTTATTGTCTATCCAATACTTGTACCACTTTTTTTCTACGTTTTCCGCGTTATATATTTTATCTAATTCCATAATATTGTTTTAATAATCTAAATTATTAGGTAATTTAACCTATCTTATTTAATAGTCAATAAAATTAATATTCCTATAAAATTATGACTAAAGACTTATTGACAAATACTAAGAATGAAAGCATTAATAACAAATTATAACAAAAATAATAAAAAAACAGGGGGAATTATGAAAAGATTATTTATTCTATTTATAGGATTTATCGTACCTTTACAGATTTTTGGACAGGTATGGGTAGCGAGGTATGATGGTTCAGCGCATCAAGGAGATGGTGCATTTGCAATTGCAGTGGATGATAGTGGAAATGTGTATGTAGCCGGAGCGAGCGGGGATACTTTTGCTTACCCGGATTACTTGACAATAAAATATAACAGTGCGGGAGATACTGTATGGGTTAGGAAATATGATGGACCAGACAATGATGGCGATAATGCATATGCAATTGCAGTTGATAAAAATGGGAACGTATATGTGACGGGAAGGAGTGTTGGAATTGGGACTTATTATGATTATGCGACAATCAAATACAACAGTGCAGGAGATGTAGTATGGGTTAGAAGATATGATTGGGGAGGCGGAACGGGGGATAAAGACGATGAAGCAAGTGCAATAGCAGTGGATGACAGCGGAAATGTATACGTAACAGGACGTGCGAATGGTTATGTAACGATAAAGTATAACAGTTTTGGAGATAGTGTGTGGGTTAGTCACTATACTGGAACAGGGACTGGTGATACTCCTTTTGCACATGCTATAACAGTAGATAACAATGGAAATGTATATGTAACGGGAGAAAGTGGCTATACTGACTATGCAACAATAAAATATAACAGTTTCGGGGATACGGTATGGGTTAGAACTTATAGTGGAACAGGAAAGGGTTATAAAAACTTAAAAGAATATGGTCATACTAAAACAAAAGGACTTACATGGGGAGGGGGTGGCACAGGAATAGCAGTGGACATTAACGGAAATGTGTATGTAACAGGATGTATTACGACAGGAGTGTACCCCTATACTGATTATGCAACGATAAAATATAACAGTGTAGGAGATACAATCTGGACCCGAAGGTATTATGGTCCAGACAGTACTCGTAAAGACGAAGCAACTGCACTTGCAATAGATAATAATGGAAACGTTTATGTTACAGGGAAGAGTTATGCATCAGGAAATAATCCCGATTATGCAACAATAAAATACAACAATTCAGGGGATACTATGTGGGTTAGGAGATATAATGGTCCCGGTAACAGTTATGATTGGGCGAATTCAATTGCAGTGGATAACATCGGGAATACTTATGTAACAGGAAGAAGTTGTGACACCGGGACTTATTATCCTGACTATGTAACGATAAAATACAATAGTTCAGGAGGCGAAGAGTGGGTTCAGAGATATAATGGACCCGGGAATGATTTTGATAATGCATACTCAATCGCAGTAGATAACAAGGGATATGTATATGTAACGGGGGATAGTTATGGTTTTTCTTCTTCCGGAGATGACTGTACGACGATAAAATACTCGTGCGTAGGAGTGGAAGAATCAAATATGAAAAATCAAATATCAAATATTCAAATATTCCCGAATCCGTTTACACAGACTACAATTATAAAATTAGAAAATTCAAAATTGAAAGAGTCTAAAATACAGATATATGACATATGTGGACGATTGGTAAGAACAACGAATAATAATATTCTAGGAGAGGACTTAAAAAAAGGAGTTTATTTTGTGAAGATAAATGATAATAAAAAGTTGTTAAAAATAATAAAGATAGGAGGGGTAAAATGAGGAAGGTATTAATGTTTGTGAGTTTAGTTGTTTCAATGGTTTGTATAACGAATAGACAGATAAGTGTTGAAGAATAATGTCTTTTATCATAAAATCACATCATACTGAACAAAAACCACAGATTTTGTTCAGTATGATTATTTTAATACTTAAAATTCACTATATTGTCAAGCTTATAGTTGAAAATATTTTAACAATAAAGAGAGGTTGAATTATATTCTACGGGGGAAATCATCGTCAGGAAATGCTTCCCGCAGGAAGAAAATAATTAAGGGCAAACCTGCCTCGCCAAAAACAAATGGCAATTCTTTCGAATTGCCATTACTGTTTAAATCTTAGAAGAACATTAAAAAACGAATTACTTCTCGTATCCTTCAACCGGGCTGCATAAAGAAGTTCTTGTCGAAGCTGCCGGCGTGAATTTCAGGACAAACTCCAATGCTTCAGCTTCGTTTGGAGCTTCATATACGACTACGAAATCGTGTGCTCCCAATAATTTTAGAAATTCTTTTATTTTTATATTATCCGGTGCCTTGGTTTTTTTAGTCAGATAAAATAAATCTTCCGACTTTCCCGGTATTACATCAAAGGTAGTCATAAAAAGCATTTTTCCCCCTTTTAGTTCAACTCTCTTCTTTCTCTGTGCCCTCTCTTTTTCTTATCTCCATTTTCTTATCTGTTATTTTTTCAACCCTCAATTTTCTGTTCTCCGTGGACGGAGTTTACCCCGCCTTGGCGGGGTGGTTGATCTTTCTCTATTCTGTTTTCTATTTCTCGTATCCTTCAACCGGACTCGACAAAGAAGTCCTGGTAGAAGCTGCCGTTGTGAATTTCAAAACAAATTCTAATGCTTCGGATTCATTCGGAGCTTCATATATAACTACAAAATCATGCGCTCCAAGTAATTTAAGAAACTGTTTTATCTTTATGTTTTCCGGCGCTTTTACTTTTTTCGTAAGATAAAGCAAATCTTCTATCTTCCCCGGTATCACATCCATCGTGGTCATAAAAAGCATTCTTCCCCCTTTTTTATTTGTTTAATTCTTTCCTTTAATTAAAAGAATTGCAATAGAACTCATATTTTAACTAAAAATATTGTATTTTCAAAAAATGTCAACTTTTTACTGGAGTTTTCCTTTTTTTATCAGACGGAGTGTCTGTACGCCTCAGGCGAATTACCCAAACTTTTATATATGCAATACCTCCCGCAAGGGCAAACCTTTACCCGTCCTAAGAAACCTCTTAGTAAAACCCTTTAAGCTGATTCCTTTTAAGTAAGTTCCGGAGATTCAGATAAAAGTAATACTTTGATGAAGTTATCATTATCTATTTTAGTCGATTTTCTCTCGAAAAACATTATACCATTTAATATGGGAAAACATATCATACGAAACACGCTATAAGTTTAAAACTGTTGACAATAGATTATAAAGGCAATATGAATTAAAAATAAAGAAAACAATATGAACAAACGGGAAGAATCCTTATTTGTAGCAATTAAAACCGGTGATTTAGAAAAAGTAAAAGAAGCAATTAAATTTTCACTTTTATCCAGCAACGCAGATGTTAATATAAAAGACAGGTACGGATATACCCCACTAATTTGGGCATTGGAAAAAGGCTACAAAGAAATTACAGAATTACTTATTGCTAAGGGCGCGGATGTTAATGTGAAAGACATCCAAGGCGATACCCCGCTAAACTTTGCATTGCGGTACGGCTATGAAGAAATCGCAGAATTGCTTATCGCCAAAGGCGCAGATGTTAACGCAAAAGAAAGTATATGGGGAAATACCCCGCTAACCCAAGCATTGGAAAAAGGCTACAAAGAAATCGCAGAATTGCTTATCACTGAAGGTGCAGATGTTAATGTAAAAGACAGATACGGCGATACCCCGCTAATCCAGGCATTAGAAAACGGCTACAAAGAAATCTCAGAATTGCTTATCGCTGAAGGTGCGGATGTTAATGCAAAAAATAATAACGGTGTTACTCCGCTAATCCAGGCATTGGAAAAAGACTACAAAGAAATCGTAGAAATACTTGTCACTAAGGACGCGGATGTTAATGTGAAAGACAAATACGGCAATAACCCGCTAATCTGGGTATTGGAAAAAGGCTACAAAAAAATCGTAGAATTGTTTGTCACTAAGGGCGCGGATGTTAACGCTAAAGACAGATACGGGTATACCGTCCTAATCCGAGCATCAGAAAAGGGGTACAAAGAAATCGTAGAATTACTTATCGCTAAGGGTGCGAATGTTAATGCAAAAAACAATAACGGCGTTACCCCACTAATCCAGGCATCAGAAAAGGGGTACAAAGAAATCGTAGAAATACTTATCGCTAAGGGTGCGGATATTAATGCGGAAACCAAATATTACAATACCGCACTAGTCTGGGCGCTGGGAAACGGTTACAAAGAAATTGCAGAATTGCTTGTCGCTAAGGGTGCGGATGTTAATGTAAAAAATAATAACGGTGTCACTCCGCTAATCCGGGCATCGGAAAAGGGTTACAAAGAAATCGTAGAATTGCTTGTCGCTAAGGGTGCGGATGTTAATGTAAAAGACAGGTACGGCAATACCCCGCTAATCTGGGCATTGGAAAAAGACTACAAAGAAATCGCAGGATTGCTTATCGCTAAAGGGGCACATAGGAACTTATAACCCCAAACACAAATCATCCGGAAAACCTGTATCAAAAAAATCTGTTCCCGTAATCCCCTACTTCCCCTCTTCTCCTCGCACGAAACTCAATATATACCTTACAGAACAGTAAACCACCAACAAACTGCCAACCCAATAAATCCCTATCCAAATAGGATTAACCCCCATAAACATTAACCTGTTCCACCACGTGAATACCGTATTCGAAGCATAAAGAGACTCATTAGATATCTCCGGGGGCGTATATTGGGCGCTTTCAAAAGTATGCAATGTTCCTAAAAATAAATTCCATAAATTTATAAATAAAATCTTTACGGTATCCCATAATTGCGGATACCTGTAATAAAATACATACTCCATATCCTTATCCCAGAAGTAGCGGATTCTCCCGTGCCAGTTAACCAATGTCCCCGCAAATTGAATAAGCAAACTGTAAGCAGCTAAACTATAAATAAAAAATCTTTTACTTGGCGAAAATTTGGGTTTTAACCAATATCCTAAAGGCAGAATCAATAATGGAGTAATTTCGAGCGTATATCTTGGTCCCCAACTAAAAAAATCAGACCACAATAAAGTGCTTCCGAAAAGATAAAAAGCCACAACAGATACTATTAATATGCACTCTTTTTTCTTTTCTCTAAAAAATTGATTCCAACCCAATATCGATAATATTAAAATTGGTGAATATAAAAATATGTTCTTATTCTTATTAAAAACTGTTTTTTGCACTCCTATCGCAATAGAGTCGATATAGTAATACCCTTTATTTAATACTGCTTTTGCACTTGGACTTATGAAAAAACCACCGGTCCTTATCCAATTATACCATCCCCAAAGAAAAAAGAAAGGAGCTACTCCTATTAAAAAAACAAATATTATCTTGGGATTTTTTTCTTTTAAAGCAGTCCCAAAAATAAAAACAGACACAAAGAAAAGAAAAACATACGAGAGGTCTCTTGTGTTGATTGTCAACCCTGCAAAAATTCCACAAAAAACTAAATGCCATAATCTCTGTTTTCTTAAAAATTCAAATAAAAAATATAATGAGCTCACTATAAACAGCATATTTAAATTCCCTTCGTAATTCGTAGAAGAATAGGGAAAAATAATTGTAAAAAAAGCTGAACATAATGTAGTGTAAAAAGATACTTTAAGCGACATTCCAAGGGAACAAAGCAGTGAAAAGAAAACCACACATGCTAATGCATTAACGACAACGCCGGTTAATGCTCCCCAAAAAGATGTAACCTGTTTAACGCCCCCATCCTTATGTATTACTTTACTTACAATCGGTTCACACATAGCAATAGGCGTCATCAGAAAAACATTTGTAATCCCATGCCAATCATACCAATCTCCGTTTTTCCCCTGGACTAATAAAGTATCATTTGTCTCTTTAGCCAGAGACGGAGAATGTCGTTGAACTAAATTCCGGGATATTTCCAACTGAAAATCCGCTTCAACCCACGGCAGCCCCTTCGCAAACAGCAAATATATCGTTGCTATTAGAAAGAAAAGAGAAGTTTTAAATTTCAATAAACTATTACACGGAGTTGTCATTTTCTTCTGCTCCCACTTGTTAACTTTTTTCTATAACCAAACAGTAAACTATAATTTTATTAAAAATTTTTGTCAACCTTAATAAGAAAACAGGAAGAAAATATTGACAGACTGCTATTCTTTAGTAATTTATTAAAACATAGGATATGCTCAGACTACTGACAATAAGTTGTAAAACAAAACAAGGATAAAAACTGAAAAAAATTAGAATTTTAATAGGTAGCGATACGGCATTTACGCTACAAGCGCCCGAAATAAAATATACTTTTCAAACACTGCTTGCCATCGCCGGATTCCCATGGGAATTTGTGAAAGAAGAGAATTCAAACAATGAGGTTGATGTTTATTATGGACACGATAAAAATGTAAATTGCAAGCTTCATATTATACCGTTATGCTTAAACTCTATTATGATAGATACGCCTATTAAGATAATTTACGATAAAGAAATCCCATTCCTTTTTTTTGACGAAATTAGCTTAAAAAATAAAGTCTATCATTTGGATAATGATAAAACGCTTTTGGCAAACGATATAATTTTTTCTTCTTTCTATTTGCTGACAGGCTGGAATGAAAAATTTATAAATAGAGATAAAAAAGACAGGCACAATATTCAACAATCGTTTCTCTATCAAAATAACCTGCTGCACACGCCAATCGTAAATAAATATGCAGACATATTGTTAAATGTTTTCAGTAAAAGTCATCGGCCTCTTCCATCCTGGCCTTACGGTAAAAAATACGCAGTTGCTTTGTCCCACGATATTGATTACCCGGTGATGATAAAATGGATAGAAGCAATAAGATATTGCACAAAAAATAAACCGAATATTAACCCTGTTAAAATATTCGATATATTGTTCGGAAAAGAAACTTTCTGGAACTTTGAAAAATGTATGAAGTTAGAAACCACCTACTGTTTAAAATCTGCTTTTTACTTTTGCGGATATAAAGGGAACTTATTACGCTATTTATTATACGCACCGGACCCGTTTTATGATGTCTCCGGGAAAAAGTTTTCTCAAGTGTTTGAAACCCTGAAAAATCATGGCTTTGAAATAGGAATGCATGCAAGTTATCTTGCATACAAATCTGTGAATTCTTTCAAAGCCGAAAAACAAAAAATAGAATCCGTCCTGGGCAAAAACATTACAGGCAATCGTCATCACTACTGGCACTGGAACCAGGATGATGCAGCACAGACATCGGCAATTCACAATGAAATAGGACTGGTATACGATTCCAGCATTTGTTTCGAAAAACACAGCGGGTTCCGTTACGGCATAAGCAGCCCTTTTCATTTGTACGATTCAAATACCTCTTCCCGGGTTGATACTTTACAATTGCCACCGAGTTTGATGGATGCTCAATTATTTGATTTTAGAAAAGAATCGAAATTTACAAAATATGAAGATATGATAGATTCGCTTATAAATAATGCCAGGTCTTCAAGCGGAGTTTTTGTTGTTGACTTTCATCCAAGGACACTGAATAATACGCTTTTCCCTGAATGGGGAGATAGTTACAAGTATTTGCTAAATGCAGTCTGCAAAAATGATGATTTCTTTTGCGATACCCCCGGGGGAATAGCCAATTACTGGCTGGAAAGAGAAAAAAAATTGTTAGAGGCGTCACGATGAACATTGTCGTTTTGACAAATAAAAATAGCAATTTTGGTAAAAAAGTATTGAACAGATTTATCCTTGACGACCTCCAAGCTAATGCCGTAGTCGTAATTAAACAACCGCCAAACTATAACTGGAAATTATTTAACTCTGTAAAAAAACGAGTCGGCATTTGGGATGCTTTATGCTTTTCCATAGAAAAAATGTTTCAGGGAGAAAAATACACAAGAGATGAAAAACCAATAACAACCGACTATTCTAAATTAGCACAACAGGTATTTTTTACTCACGGGACAAATACTCTACAAACAATAAATATCCTTAAGATGCTGAACCCTGATATTTTAATCCTCGGGCAAACCGGAATAGTTAAAAAGGAAATCCTTGAAATACCAAAACTTGGGACATTGAATGCACATCCTGGAATTCTACCGTTTTATCGCGGTATAGATTGCTGGAAATGGGCTGTTTATAACAACGAGTTTGATAAAATAGGATGTAGTGTCCATTGGGTAGATACAGGTGTTGATACGGGAAGTATAATTGCCGTAAAAAGAAACGATATTGCCAGCCAAGATTTTGCTTGTATTGAAAATATGCTTTACGATAACTGCATTTTATTGCTTTCCAATGTGTTACAAAGATTAAAAACTTCTTATATTGAAGGGACTAAACAAGAAAAAGAAACCGGCAAACAATACTATAAAATGTCTAAAAAATTAGAAAAAACAGTTAAAGATAAATTAAAAAACATTGCAGTAAAAACTGACCGTAAAAAAATATAATTGTTATGAAACTGTCCGTTATTACACCTAAAGACAAAGGAGTATTAAAAAATCATATTGATTTAAGCATATCTATCGTTCATCATAAGAATAAAGAATTTTTAGAAAAATGTCTCGACTCTATATTTAAGGAAACTAAAAACGTAACCCTTGAAATATTTGTAATAGATAATTGTTCAAATGATAAAATACCGGAATTGATTAAAAAAAAATACCCCGGAATTACTTTAATCAGGAACAATAAGACAGAAGGATTTGCAAGCAATCATAACAAAGCATTAAAACTGGCAAACGGACGGTATTTGCTTATCCTGAATAACGATACTATTATTTTAGATTCTGCCTTTGATAAAATGGTACAATTTATGGATACAAACTTAACCATAGGAGCGCTTGGATGTAAAATGTATTTGACAGAAAAAATGGATTCCGCATCTCCGCCATCCTCAAAATACTCTTTTACTCCTCTTAGAGAATTCTGGGACAGTTTAGTAGGACATTCCGGGATACAAAAAATATTCCACAATTCCCCTCTAATTTACAAACCCGGGTGCAGTACCGCAGGTCCGAAAGCAGTTGACACGGAAAACGAAGTGGCACATATAAGCGGGGCATGTATGATGGTACGCAAAGAAGTAGCAACACAAGTAGGCTTAATGGACGAAAACTATATGATGTTTCTTGAAGAAACGGATTGGTGTTATCGAATAAAAAAACAGGGTTGGAAAATGTACTATTATCCGAAAGCTTATATAATCCATTACGGCTCAAAATCATTAGGGTACTTTGAAAATACCAGAAAAAAACTACACGAGGAAAGCCTTGCTTATTTTTTCAAAAAACATTATGGTATCGGTGGATTTCTTTTATTCAAAATGTTAAGAATTGTCCTGTTTCCCCTGATGTCCATACATAAATTATACTTAAAAATAACATACCCTCAAAAATAAGACTTATGAAAATCTTACTGGCCGGAAATTTCCCTTGCGACGAAAAACTTGGTTCGCCCAAAATACTCATTAAACTCGGGAAAGAATTAGAAAAAAGGGGACACTTTGTTAAGTATATATTTAGCGAAGACTTAAAAACCGCCTTGCCGACAAAACATTTACGATACTTTAATTCTCCTCTTGCCGTATTTTTTGCAGTCAGAAAATATTATAAATTATACAAGGGTTTTGATATTGTCCAGATTGCTTCGGGAGACGGTTTTATATGGGGGCTTTATAAAAGAGTTCTAAAACTGAATAACAAATATATTTGTTTATCCATAGGACTTGAACACCTGGATGAAAAAGTCAGGAAAGAAAATGAAAAACTCGGATTGCTGAAATTATCTTTAATACATAAAATAGGATTTAACGTAAGGCTTAGAAGCGTAGAATTATCAATGAAATTAAGCGATATGGTAATATGTTTAAACAGCGTTGATAAAGATTTTATCGTTCAGCATTGTTCCATAAAAACAGAAAAAATAAAAGTAATACCTGCCGGAGTGTCTATAAAGTTTTTTCTAAAACAAAAAAAATCCTATCCCGGCAAAAATTCGTTATTGTATGTCGGGACGTGGATTCCAAGAAAAGGAGTAAAATACCTTGCAGATGCATATTCGATACTTGCAAATAAAATTGATAACCTGAGTTTGACTATAGTGGGAGGAGTAGAAACGGAAGAAACAATTAAATCCGAATTTTCACAAAACGTAAGAAATAAAGTTCAGGTAATTCCGTTAGTTCCTGAAGAAGAGTTGGTTAATATATACGGGAATTATACTATTTTTGTTTTCCCTACTCTTTGCGAAGGGTTCGGTATGGTATTTTTGGAAGCTATGGCATCAGGACTCGCAGTAATCACAACAAACGCAGGAGGAGCAATAGATATAATAGAAAATAATATAGACGGGATTATCGTCCATGAAAGGGATAGTAAAGCTATTGTTTCTGCAGTTGAAAAACTCACATATGATAACAATCTACTATCGGAAATTGGCACAAGAGCAAGAGAAAAAGCCAAGAATTTTGTATGGGAAAATATGGCAGAAAAAATAATCAAGATATACGAAAAATAACCTTGTGACAAACCAAGAAGAATTACTAAGTTAAAGTTGACAAAAAAACCGGTGAAATTATATTCATTAAAAACTCTTAGAGGTTAAGAATTATTATATATGATAATATTTATTATTCCGGCATACAATGAAGAAAAAAACATTCCTACTTTATTAAAAGAGATAGAATGTTTTGCTAAAAATTATAGTTGCCGGACAATTATTGTTAATGACGGGAGCTCAGACAAAACGGAAGAAATAGCAACATCTTTCAAAAATAAACTTCCGGTAGAAGTTCTTACTCATTCTACGAATAAAGGTCCCGGGGAAGCTTTTAAAACAGGTTTTTCTTATGTTTTAAAAGA encodes the following:
- a CDS encoding glycosyltransferase family 4 protein, which translates into the protein MKILLAGNFPCDEKLGSPKILIKLGKELEKRGHFVKYIFSEDLKTALPTKHLRYFNSPLAVFFAVRKYYKLYKGFDIVQIASGDGFIWGLYKRVLKLNNKYICLSIGLEHLDEKVRKENEKLGLLKLSLIHKIGFNVRLRSVELSMKLSDMVICLNSVDKDFIVQHCSIKTEKIKVIPAGVSIKFFLKQKKSYPGKNSLLYVGTWIPRKGVKYLADAYSILANKIDNLSLTIVGGVETEETIKSEFSQNVRNKVQVIPLVPEEELVNIYGNYTIFVFPTLCEGFGMVFLEAMASGLAVITTNAGGAIDIIENNIDGIIVHERDSKAIVSAVEKLTYDNNLLSEIGTRAREKAKNFVWENMAEKIIKIYEK